GAATCGGATTGCGATCACCGGATACCGCGCCGTACTGCCGGCCCATGCTGCCCGGGACCTTCCATTCGGTGGCATTTGTCACCGGCTCGGCGGCCGCCGGCTTCTTGCCGCCCTTGTCCTCACCCGTGCCGCCGCCCCGGCGGAACATGGTGGATTCGCTTTCCCAGACCAGCTCGCCGCCGGTGCTGATGTGCGTCAGGATCGAGAATTCGTAGCCCTTGGCCACCCGCGTGAGCTCGCCGAAACGGCATTCCACATCCAGCTGCTCGCGCTCCTGGATTCGGCGGTACTGAGTGATACGGTTGCGCACATGGACCAGACCCATGGCCGCGAACGGGAAGTCCTTGTCCAGCAGCAGACTCATGAACAGCGGGTGCGCATGCAGGTGCGGATAGGTCACCGGCAGGTAGCCGTCGGCCTTGAAACCGCATACCTTGCGATAGGTGGCCAGATGTTTCGCGTCGAGCATGATATCGCTCAGGCGTACGCCCTTGTTCGGCAGTACCGGGTTCTTGCCGGGTTTGACGCCGGCACGCACGACGGCCTTGGCAAACAGGGGCAGCATGGCAGGTGCGTTGCGCAGTTCGCGAATTTCTGTGGCACTCATGGTGGCATCCTTGATGACGTCAGCAGGGTGAATTCAATGCAGGGCAGTATAGGCAACCAGAGGGGGAGGGTGGATTGGCCGAAGTGACGACCGACACGCGGCGCCTGCCGCGCTGGCACTGGGTGGACCAGGGACTGTGGTTACTGGTGCCGGTGGCGTTGATGCTGGGGCTGCATCTGGCTGGCCGCCAGTGGAGCCATGGCGCGCTGGTGCTGGCCTGGCTGTTGCTGGCGGCGGTGATGCAGGCGGGGCTGTGGCGGCGGGCGCTGAGTCGGCGGCAGGCGTTTCTGGCGGCGTATCTGCATGCGGACAGTCGTTGGCGCTGGCGTCTGCGGGGCGGCCTGTTGCTGTGGCTGCGGCAGGCGCTGCAAGCCTTGTTGTTGGCGCTGGTGCTGGGCGTGGCGGTGGTGCGTACCCAGCAGGAGGTGCTCTGGTGGCTGCTGGCGGCCACGCTGCCTGCGATAGTGGTAGTGCAGGCGGTATGTGAGCGCCTGCTTGCACGGCATGCGGCGCCGCGTTATCTGCCCGAACTCGCCATGCGGGTCACGCTGGCAGCACTCTTCCTGTTGCTGTTTGCCGTCGTGACGCTGCTGGCCTTGCACGCCCCCTACCCGGATTACGGCGAGG
This region of Isoalcanivorax indicus genomic DNA includes:
- a CDS encoding MaoC family dehydratase; its protein translation is MSATEIRELRNAPAMLPLFAKAVVRAGVKPGKNPVLPNKGVRLSDIMLDAKHLATYRKVCGFKADGYLPVTYPHLHAHPLFMSLLLDKDFPFAAMGLVHVRNRITQYRRIQEREQLDVECRFGELTRVAKGYEFSILTHISTGGELVWESESTMFRRGGGTGEDKGGKKPAAAEPVTNATEWKVPGSMGRQYGAVSGDRNPIHLYPLTAKLFGFKRQIVHGMWSKARCLAEVNDQLPENGFSVDVQFKLPMFIPATVKFAQEKQGSGLDFRLLAADGVKPHLSGEIRAL